A genomic segment from Acidimicrobiales bacterium encodes:
- a CDS encoding alpha/beta fold hydrolase: MPYLNVGEENSNPIELYYEDHGSGQPVVLIHGYPLDGHSWEKQVPVLLNRGHRVITYDRRGFGHSSQPVIGYDYDTFAADLKALVDKLDLRQ; the protein is encoded by the coding sequence ATGCCTTATCTGAACGTAGGGGAAGAGAACTCCAACCCGATCGAGCTGTACTACGAGGATCACGGCTCGGGGCAGCCGGTGGTGCTCATCCACGGCTACCCACTTGACGGCCACTCGTGGGAGAAGCAGGTGCCGGTGCTTCTGAACCGAGGCCACCGCGTCATCACCTATGACCGACGCGGGTTCGGACACTCCAGTCAGCCGGTGATCGGCTACGACTACGACACCTTCGCCGCCGACCTCAAGGCCCTGGTCGACAAGCTCGACCTACGCCAG